In Acanthopagrus latus isolate v.2019 chromosome 16, fAcaLat1.1, whole genome shotgun sequence, one DNA window encodes the following:
- the LOC119034433 gene encoding snake venom 5'-nucleotidase-like isoform X4, giving the protein MTVRTSRCALLTSLCLPLLLNCSGTAWAFEVTLLHTNDNHARIEETSEDSGKCSDRAPCFAGVARRFTKVSEIRRKEKNVLFLDAGDQFQGTVWFNYYKGAEAAHFMNKLGYDAMALGNHEFDNGVEGLIQPFLQSVNCSVVSTNIQPDQTLAAELSGHYTPYTVIDVGSDKVAVVGYTTTETPVLSRPGQHLKFEDEVEALQVQVNKLETLGYNKIIALGHSGFDMDQQIAKRVRGVDVVIGGHTNTFLYTGQPPSTEVPAGPYPYMVRSSDGRDVPVVQAYAFGKYLGYLKVTFDEAGNVIKAAGNPILMDSSIPQDPEVLTDVGKWKKGLAQYSSQYVGQTLVYLNGTFEECRFRECNLGNLICDAMIRHNVKYSGEDLQWNHVAMCMLNSGGIRTPIDEHYKNGSITMEEILTVLPFGGTFDLVQIKGSTIKKAFEHAVHRYGTMSGEFLQVSGIHVEYDLSRPVTQRVVSLSALCTECRVPKYEPLDLEKTYTVVMNSYMVSGGDGFAMVQEELLKHNTGGQQRWFRNCVRLCKAIWTFLFFPNTSRT; this is encoded by the exons CGTGGGCTTTCGAGGTGACACTGCTCCACACCAACGACAACCACGCACGGATCGAGGAGACCAGCGAGGACTCCGGGAAGTGTTCAGACAGGGCTCCTTGCTTCGCCGGGGTCGCCAGGAGGTTCACGAAGGTGTCGGAGATCCGGAGAAAGGAGAAGAACGTCTTGTTTTTGGATGCGGGTGACCAGTTTCAGGGAACTGTCTGGTTCAACTACTACAAAGGTGCCGAAGCAGCGCACTTCATGAACAAACTTGGTTATGATGCCATG GCTTTGGGAAACCATGAGTTTGACAATGGAGTGGAGGGTCTGATCCAGCCTTTCCTCCAGAGTGTAAATTGTTCTGTGGTGAGCACCAACATACAACCTGACCAGACTCTGGCTGCAGAGCTCAGTGGCCACTACACGCCCTACACAGTCATAGATGTGGGCTCAGACAAAGTGGCTGTGGTGGGCTACACCACCACAGAGACCCCTGTCTTATCCAGGCCAG GCCAACACCTGAAGTTTGAGGATGAGGTGGAGGCACTTCAGGTTCAGGTCAACAAGCTGGAAACCTTGGGCTATAACAAGATCATCGCCCTGGGCCACTCTGGCTTTGACATGGATCAGCAAATCGCCAAGCGCGTCAGAGGGGTCGATGTCGTTATTGGAGGACACACCAACACATTCCTCTACACTG GACAGCCCCCATCCACGGAGGTGCCGGCGGGCCCGTACCCTTACATGGTGAGGTCGAGCGATGGGAGAGACGTGCCGGTGGTCCAGGCTTATGCCTTCGGGAAATACCTTGGGTACTTAAAAGTTACCTTTGATGAAGCTGGGAATGTGATTAAAGCCGCTGGAAATCCCATCCTGATGGACAGCAGCATACCTCAAG ACCCAGAAGTCCTCACCGACGTTGGGAAGTGGAAGAAAGGCTTGGCTCAGTACTCCTCACAGTACGTCGGACAAACCTTAGTCTACCTCAACGGGACGTTTGAGGAGTGTCGATTTCGGGAGTGTAACCTCGGCAACCTGATCTGCGATGCTATG ATTCGTCACAATGTAAAGTATTCAGGTGAGGATCTGCAGTGGAATCACGTGGCCATGTGTATGCTGAATAGTGGGGGCATACGGACACCTATAGATGAGCACTACAAAAAtg GTTCCATAACTATGGAGGAGATTCTCACCGTCTTACCATTTGGAGGAACCTTTGACCTCGTCCAGATTAAAGGATCAACCATCAAAAAAGCATTTGAACACGCCGTTCACAGATATGGAACCATGTCTGGAGAATTTCTTCAGGTCTCAG GCATTCACGTAGAGTATGACCTCTCCAGACCAGTGACCCAGCGTGTGGTGTCTCTGTCCGCGCTCTGCACAGAGTGCCGCGTGCCGAAGTATGAACCGTTGGACCTGGAGAAGACGTACACCGTGGTCATGAATTCATACATGGTGAGCGGAGGTGACGGCTTTGCCATGGTGCAGGAGGAGCTACTGAAGCATAACACAGGTGGGCAACAAAGATGGTTCAGAAATTGTGTGCGACTGTGTAAG GCGATAtggacatttctgttttttccaaATACATCTCGGACATGA
- the LOC119034433 gene encoding snake venom 5'-nucleotidase-like isoform X1: MTVRTSRCALLTSLCLPLLLNCSGTAWAFEVTLLHTNDNHARIEETSEDSGKCSDRAPCFAGVARRFTKVSEIRRKEKNVLFLDAGDQFQGTVWFNYYKGAEAAHFMNKLGYDAMALGNHEFDNGVEGLIQPFLQSVNCSVVSTNIQPDQTLAAELSGHYTPYTVIDVGSDKVAVVGYTTTETPVLSRPGQHLKFEDEVEALQVQVNKLETLGYNKIIALGHSGFDMDQQIAKRVRGVDVVIGGHTNTFLYTGQPPSTEVPAGPYPYMVRSSDGRDVPVVQAYAFGKYLGYLKVTFDEAGNVIKAAGNPILMDSSIPQDPEVLTDVGKWKKGLAQYSSQYVGQTLVYLNGTFEECRFRECNLGNLICDAMIRHNVKYSGEDLQWNHVAMCMLNSGGIRTPIDEHYKNGSITMEEILTVLPFGGTFDLVQIKGSTIKKAFEHAVHRYGTMSGEFLQVSGIHVEYDLSRPVTQRVVSLSALCTECRVPKYEPLDLEKTYTVVMNSYMVSGGDGFAMVQEELLKHNTGDMDISVFSKYISDMKQVYPAVEGRITFRSSAAFTAHSLGLLLLGLCLSLTP; the protein is encoded by the exons CGTGGGCTTTCGAGGTGACACTGCTCCACACCAACGACAACCACGCACGGATCGAGGAGACCAGCGAGGACTCCGGGAAGTGTTCAGACAGGGCTCCTTGCTTCGCCGGGGTCGCCAGGAGGTTCACGAAGGTGTCGGAGATCCGGAGAAAGGAGAAGAACGTCTTGTTTTTGGATGCGGGTGACCAGTTTCAGGGAACTGTCTGGTTCAACTACTACAAAGGTGCCGAAGCAGCGCACTTCATGAACAAACTTGGTTATGATGCCATG GCTTTGGGAAACCATGAGTTTGACAATGGAGTGGAGGGTCTGATCCAGCCTTTCCTCCAGAGTGTAAATTGTTCTGTGGTGAGCACCAACATACAACCTGACCAGACTCTGGCTGCAGAGCTCAGTGGCCACTACACGCCCTACACAGTCATAGATGTGGGCTCAGACAAAGTGGCTGTGGTGGGCTACACCACCACAGAGACCCCTGTCTTATCCAGGCCAG GCCAACACCTGAAGTTTGAGGATGAGGTGGAGGCACTTCAGGTTCAGGTCAACAAGCTGGAAACCTTGGGCTATAACAAGATCATCGCCCTGGGCCACTCTGGCTTTGACATGGATCAGCAAATCGCCAAGCGCGTCAGAGGGGTCGATGTCGTTATTGGAGGACACACCAACACATTCCTCTACACTG GACAGCCCCCATCCACGGAGGTGCCGGCGGGCCCGTACCCTTACATGGTGAGGTCGAGCGATGGGAGAGACGTGCCGGTGGTCCAGGCTTATGCCTTCGGGAAATACCTTGGGTACTTAAAAGTTACCTTTGATGAAGCTGGGAATGTGATTAAAGCCGCTGGAAATCCCATCCTGATGGACAGCAGCATACCTCAAG ACCCAGAAGTCCTCACCGACGTTGGGAAGTGGAAGAAAGGCTTGGCTCAGTACTCCTCACAGTACGTCGGACAAACCTTAGTCTACCTCAACGGGACGTTTGAGGAGTGTCGATTTCGGGAGTGTAACCTCGGCAACCTGATCTGCGATGCTATG ATTCGTCACAATGTAAAGTATTCAGGTGAGGATCTGCAGTGGAATCACGTGGCCATGTGTATGCTGAATAGTGGGGGCATACGGACACCTATAGATGAGCACTACAAAAAtg GTTCCATAACTATGGAGGAGATTCTCACCGTCTTACCATTTGGAGGAACCTTTGACCTCGTCCAGATTAAAGGATCAACCATCAAAAAAGCATTTGAACACGCCGTTCACAGATATGGAACCATGTCTGGAGAATTTCTTCAGGTCTCAG GCATTCACGTAGAGTATGACCTCTCCAGACCAGTGACCCAGCGTGTGGTGTCTCTGTCCGCGCTCTGCACAGAGTGCCGCGTGCCGAAGTATGAACCGTTGGACCTGGAGAAGACGTACACCGTGGTCATGAATTCATACATGGTGAGCGGAGGTGACGGCTTTGCCATGGTGCAGGAGGAGCTACTGAAGCATAACACAG GCGATAtggacatttctgttttttccaaATACATCTCGGACATGAAGCAGGTGTACCCTGCGGTGGAGGGCCGGATCACGTTCAGGAGCTCAGCTGCCTTCACAGCCCACAGCCTCGGCTTGCTGCTGCTGGGTTTATGTCTCTCCCTGACCCCCTGA
- the LOC119034433 gene encoding snake venom 5'-nucleotidase-like isoform X2 — protein MTVRTSRCALLTSLCLPLLLNCSGTAWAFEVTLLHTNDNHARIEETSEDSGKCSDRAPCFAGVARRFTKVSEIRRKEKNVLFLDAGDQFQGTVWFNYYKGAEAAHFMNKLGYDAMALGNHEFDNGVEGLIQPFLQSVNCSVVSTNIQPDQTLAAELSGHYTPYTVIDVGSDKVAVVGYTTTETPVLSRPGQHLKFEDEVEALQVQVNKLETLGYNKIIALGHSGFDMDQQIAKRVRGVDVVIGGHTNTFLYTGQPPSTEVPAGPYPYMVRSSDGRDVPVVQAYAFGKYLGYLKVTFDEAGNVIKAAGNPILMDSSIPQDPEVLTDVGKWKKGLAQYSSQYVGQTLVYLNGTFEECRFRECNLGNLICDAMIRHNVKYSGEDLQWNHVAMCMLNSGGIRTPIDEHYKNGSITMEEILTVLPFGGTFDLVQIKGSTIKKAFEHAVHRYGTMSGEFLQVSGIHVEYDLSRPVTQRVVSLSALCTECRVPKYEPLDLEKTYTVVMNSYMVSGGDGFAMVQEELLKHNTAGGAASLECGRQLVLTTMKERGRGGRRECR, from the exons CGTGGGCTTTCGAGGTGACACTGCTCCACACCAACGACAACCACGCACGGATCGAGGAGACCAGCGAGGACTCCGGGAAGTGTTCAGACAGGGCTCCTTGCTTCGCCGGGGTCGCCAGGAGGTTCACGAAGGTGTCGGAGATCCGGAGAAAGGAGAAGAACGTCTTGTTTTTGGATGCGGGTGACCAGTTTCAGGGAACTGTCTGGTTCAACTACTACAAAGGTGCCGAAGCAGCGCACTTCATGAACAAACTTGGTTATGATGCCATG GCTTTGGGAAACCATGAGTTTGACAATGGAGTGGAGGGTCTGATCCAGCCTTTCCTCCAGAGTGTAAATTGTTCTGTGGTGAGCACCAACATACAACCTGACCAGACTCTGGCTGCAGAGCTCAGTGGCCACTACACGCCCTACACAGTCATAGATGTGGGCTCAGACAAAGTGGCTGTGGTGGGCTACACCACCACAGAGACCCCTGTCTTATCCAGGCCAG GCCAACACCTGAAGTTTGAGGATGAGGTGGAGGCACTTCAGGTTCAGGTCAACAAGCTGGAAACCTTGGGCTATAACAAGATCATCGCCCTGGGCCACTCTGGCTTTGACATGGATCAGCAAATCGCCAAGCGCGTCAGAGGGGTCGATGTCGTTATTGGAGGACACACCAACACATTCCTCTACACTG GACAGCCCCCATCCACGGAGGTGCCGGCGGGCCCGTACCCTTACATGGTGAGGTCGAGCGATGGGAGAGACGTGCCGGTGGTCCAGGCTTATGCCTTCGGGAAATACCTTGGGTACTTAAAAGTTACCTTTGATGAAGCTGGGAATGTGATTAAAGCCGCTGGAAATCCCATCCTGATGGACAGCAGCATACCTCAAG ACCCAGAAGTCCTCACCGACGTTGGGAAGTGGAAGAAAGGCTTGGCTCAGTACTCCTCACAGTACGTCGGACAAACCTTAGTCTACCTCAACGGGACGTTTGAGGAGTGTCGATTTCGGGAGTGTAACCTCGGCAACCTGATCTGCGATGCTATG ATTCGTCACAATGTAAAGTATTCAGGTGAGGATCTGCAGTGGAATCACGTGGCCATGTGTATGCTGAATAGTGGGGGCATACGGACACCTATAGATGAGCACTACAAAAAtg GTTCCATAACTATGGAGGAGATTCTCACCGTCTTACCATTTGGAGGAACCTTTGACCTCGTCCAGATTAAAGGATCAACCATCAAAAAAGCATTTGAACACGCCGTTCACAGATATGGAACCATGTCTGGAGAATTTCTTCAGGTCTCAG GCATTCACGTAGAGTATGACCTCTCCAGACCAGTGACCCAGCGTGTGGTGTCTCTGTCCGCGCTCTGCACAGAGTGCCGCGTGCCGAAGTATGAACCGTTGGACCTGGAGAAGACGTACACCGTGGTCATGAATTCATACATGGTGAGCGGAGGTGACGGCTTTGCCATGGTGCAGGAGGAGCTACTGAAGCATAACACAG CAGGTGGTGCAGCCAGTCTGGAATGTGGAAGACAACTCGTCCTGACAACcatgaaggagagaggaagaggaggacggagagagt GTCGTTGA
- the LOC119034433 gene encoding snake venom 5'-nucleotidase-like isoform X3: protein MTVRTSRCALLTSLCLPLLLNCSGTAWAFEVTLLHTNDNHARIEETSEDSGKCSDRAPCFAGVARRFTKVSEIRRKEKNVLFLDAGDQFQGTVWFNYYKGAEAAHFMNKLGYDAMALGNHEFDNGVEGLIQPFLQSVNCSVVSTNIQPDQTLAAELSGHYTPYTVIDVGSDKVAVVGYTTTETPVLSRPGQHLKFEDEVEALQVQVNKLETLGYNKIIALGHSGFDMDQQIAKRVRGVDVVIGGHTNTFLYTGQPPSTEVPAGPYPYMVRSSDGRDVPVVQAYAFGKYLGYLKVTFDEAGNVIKAAGNPILMDSSIPQDPEVLTDVGKWKKGLAQYSSQYVGQTLVYLNGTFEECRFRECNLGNLICDAMIRHNVKYSGEDLQWNHVAMCMLNSGGIRTPIDEHYKNGSITMEEILTVLPFGGTFDLVQIKGSTIKKAFEHAVHRYGTMSGEFLQVSGIHVEYDLSRPVTQRVVSLSALCTECRVPKYEPLDLEKTYTVVMNSYMVSGGDGFAMVQEELLKHNTAGGAASLECGRQLVLTTMKERGRGGRRECE, encoded by the exons CGTGGGCTTTCGAGGTGACACTGCTCCACACCAACGACAACCACGCACGGATCGAGGAGACCAGCGAGGACTCCGGGAAGTGTTCAGACAGGGCTCCTTGCTTCGCCGGGGTCGCCAGGAGGTTCACGAAGGTGTCGGAGATCCGGAGAAAGGAGAAGAACGTCTTGTTTTTGGATGCGGGTGACCAGTTTCAGGGAACTGTCTGGTTCAACTACTACAAAGGTGCCGAAGCAGCGCACTTCATGAACAAACTTGGTTATGATGCCATG GCTTTGGGAAACCATGAGTTTGACAATGGAGTGGAGGGTCTGATCCAGCCTTTCCTCCAGAGTGTAAATTGTTCTGTGGTGAGCACCAACATACAACCTGACCAGACTCTGGCTGCAGAGCTCAGTGGCCACTACACGCCCTACACAGTCATAGATGTGGGCTCAGACAAAGTGGCTGTGGTGGGCTACACCACCACAGAGACCCCTGTCTTATCCAGGCCAG GCCAACACCTGAAGTTTGAGGATGAGGTGGAGGCACTTCAGGTTCAGGTCAACAAGCTGGAAACCTTGGGCTATAACAAGATCATCGCCCTGGGCCACTCTGGCTTTGACATGGATCAGCAAATCGCCAAGCGCGTCAGAGGGGTCGATGTCGTTATTGGAGGACACACCAACACATTCCTCTACACTG GACAGCCCCCATCCACGGAGGTGCCGGCGGGCCCGTACCCTTACATGGTGAGGTCGAGCGATGGGAGAGACGTGCCGGTGGTCCAGGCTTATGCCTTCGGGAAATACCTTGGGTACTTAAAAGTTACCTTTGATGAAGCTGGGAATGTGATTAAAGCCGCTGGAAATCCCATCCTGATGGACAGCAGCATACCTCAAG ACCCAGAAGTCCTCACCGACGTTGGGAAGTGGAAGAAAGGCTTGGCTCAGTACTCCTCACAGTACGTCGGACAAACCTTAGTCTACCTCAACGGGACGTTTGAGGAGTGTCGATTTCGGGAGTGTAACCTCGGCAACCTGATCTGCGATGCTATG ATTCGTCACAATGTAAAGTATTCAGGTGAGGATCTGCAGTGGAATCACGTGGCCATGTGTATGCTGAATAGTGGGGGCATACGGACACCTATAGATGAGCACTACAAAAAtg GTTCCATAACTATGGAGGAGATTCTCACCGTCTTACCATTTGGAGGAACCTTTGACCTCGTCCAGATTAAAGGATCAACCATCAAAAAAGCATTTGAACACGCCGTTCACAGATATGGAACCATGTCTGGAGAATTTCTTCAGGTCTCAG GCATTCACGTAGAGTATGACCTCTCCAGACCAGTGACCCAGCGTGTGGTGTCTCTGTCCGCGCTCTGCACAGAGTGCCGCGTGCCGAAGTATGAACCGTTGGACCTGGAGAAGACGTACACCGTGGTCATGAATTCATACATGGTGAGCGGAGGTGACGGCTTTGCCATGGTGCAGGAGGAGCTACTGAAGCATAACACAG CAGGTGGTGCAGCCAGTCTGGAATGTGGAAGACAACTCGTCCTGACAACcatgaaggagagaggaagaggaggacggagagagtGTGAGTGA
- the LOC119034433 gene encoding 5'-nucleotidase-like isoform X5 — protein sequence MMPCPVRKTHSFTFKALGNHEFDNGVEGLIQPFLQSVNCSVVSTNIQPDQTLAAELSGHYTPYTVIDVGSDKVAVVGYTTTETPVLSRPGQHLKFEDEVEALQVQVNKLETLGYNKIIALGHSGFDMDQQIAKRVRGVDVVIGGHTNTFLYTGQPPSTEVPAGPYPYMVRSSDGRDVPVVQAYAFGKYLGYLKVTFDEAGNVIKAAGNPILMDSSIPQDPEVLTDVGKWKKGLAQYSSQYVGQTLVYLNGTFEECRFRECNLGNLICDAMIRHNVKYSGEDLQWNHVAMCMLNSGGIRTPIDEHYKNGSITMEEILTVLPFGGTFDLVQIKGSTIKKAFEHAVHRYGTMSGEFLQVSGIHVEYDLSRPVTQRVVSLSALCTECRVPKYEPLDLEKTYTVVMNSYMVSGGDGFAMVQEELLKHNTGDMDISVFSKYISDMKQVYPAVEGRITFRSSAAFTAHSLGLLLLGLCLSLTP from the exons ATGATGCCATG tCCAGTCCGTAAAACGCATTCCTTTACATTTAAGGCTTTGGGAAACCATGAGTTTGACAATGGAGTGGAGGGTCTGATCCAGCCTTTCCTCCAGAGTGTAAATTGTTCTGTGGTGAGCACCAACATACAACCTGACCAGACTCTGGCTGCAGAGCTCAGTGGCCACTACACGCCCTACACAGTCATAGATGTGGGCTCAGACAAAGTGGCTGTGGTGGGCTACACCACCACAGAGACCCCTGTCTTATCCAGGCCAG GCCAACACCTGAAGTTTGAGGATGAGGTGGAGGCACTTCAGGTTCAGGTCAACAAGCTGGAAACCTTGGGCTATAACAAGATCATCGCCCTGGGCCACTCTGGCTTTGACATGGATCAGCAAATCGCCAAGCGCGTCAGAGGGGTCGATGTCGTTATTGGAGGACACACCAACACATTCCTCTACACTG GACAGCCCCCATCCACGGAGGTGCCGGCGGGCCCGTACCCTTACATGGTGAGGTCGAGCGATGGGAGAGACGTGCCGGTGGTCCAGGCTTATGCCTTCGGGAAATACCTTGGGTACTTAAAAGTTACCTTTGATGAAGCTGGGAATGTGATTAAAGCCGCTGGAAATCCCATCCTGATGGACAGCAGCATACCTCAAG ACCCAGAAGTCCTCACCGACGTTGGGAAGTGGAAGAAAGGCTTGGCTCAGTACTCCTCACAGTACGTCGGACAAACCTTAGTCTACCTCAACGGGACGTTTGAGGAGTGTCGATTTCGGGAGTGTAACCTCGGCAACCTGATCTGCGATGCTATG ATTCGTCACAATGTAAAGTATTCAGGTGAGGATCTGCAGTGGAATCACGTGGCCATGTGTATGCTGAATAGTGGGGGCATACGGACACCTATAGATGAGCACTACAAAAAtg GTTCCATAACTATGGAGGAGATTCTCACCGTCTTACCATTTGGAGGAACCTTTGACCTCGTCCAGATTAAAGGATCAACCATCAAAAAAGCATTTGAACACGCCGTTCACAGATATGGAACCATGTCTGGAGAATTTCTTCAGGTCTCAG GCATTCACGTAGAGTATGACCTCTCCAGACCAGTGACCCAGCGTGTGGTGTCTCTGTCCGCGCTCTGCACAGAGTGCCGCGTGCCGAAGTATGAACCGTTGGACCTGGAGAAGACGTACACCGTGGTCATGAATTCATACATGGTGAGCGGAGGTGACGGCTTTGCCATGGTGCAGGAGGAGCTACTGAAGCATAACACAG GCGATAtggacatttctgttttttccaaATACATCTCGGACATGAAGCAGGTGTACCCTGCGGTGGAGGGCCGGATCACGTTCAGGAGCTCAGCTGCCTTCACAGCCCACAGCCTCGGCTTGCTGCTGCTGGGTTTATGTCTCTCCCTGACCCCCTGA